A window of Ovis canadensis isolate MfBH-ARS-UI-01 breed Bighorn chromosome X, ARS-UI_OviCan_v2, whole genome shotgun sequence contains these coding sequences:
- the PABPC1L2B gene encoding polyadenylate-binding protein 1-like 2, translating to MEASEAEAAAAVAEAAAPALGEADADAAAEVEAAVAAAAAAAAADADAETGGGSEGNPDFPMASLYVGDLHPEVTEAMLYEKFSPAGPILSIRLCRDKITRRSLGYAYVNYQQPVDAKRALETLNFDVIKGRPVRIMWSQRDPSLRKSGVGNVFIKNLGKTIDNKALYNIFSAFGNILSCKVACDEKGPKGYGFVHFQKQESAERAIDAMNGMFLNYRKIFVGRFKSHKEREAERGAWARQSTSADVKDFEEDTDEEATLR from the coding sequence ATGGAGGCCAGCGAGGCCGAAGCCGCCGCCGCCGTAGCGGAGGCTGCGGCGCCCGCCCTGGGGGAGGCGGATGCGGATGCCGCTGCGGAGGTGGAGGCAGCggtagcggcggcggcggctgctgccGCCGCGGATGCAGATGCGGAAACCGGCGGGGGCTCCGAGGGGAACCCGGACTTTCCTATGGCCTCGCTGTACGTGGGCGACCTGCACCCTGAGGTGACGGAGGCAATGCTGTACGAGAAGTTCAGCCCGGCCGGGCCCATCCTCTCCATCCGCCTTTGCAGGGACAAGATCACCCGCCGCTCGTTGGGCTATGCGTATGTCAACTACCAGCAACCGGTGGACGCCAAGCGGGCCCTGGAGACCCTGAACTTTGATGTCATCAAGGGCAGGCCGGTGCGCATCATGTGGTCCCAGCGGGACCCCTCGCTCCGCAAGAGCGGAGTGGGCAACGTCTTCATCAAGAACCTGGGCAAGACCATCGACAACAAGGCTCTGTACAACATCTTCTCTGCGTTCGGTAACATCCTGTCCTGCAAAGTGGCCTGCGACGAAAAGGGGCCCAAGGGCTATGGGTTCGTGCACTTCCAGAAGCAGGAGTCCGCCGAGCGGGCCATAGATGCGATGAATGGCATGTTCCTGAACTACCGCAAAATTTTCGTTGGGAGATTCAAGTCGCATAAAGAACGAGAGGCCGAAAGGGGAGCCTGGGCCAGGCAGTCCACCAGTGCTGACGTCAAGGATTTTGAGGAAGACACCGATGAGGAGGCCACCTTGCGATGA